A single genomic interval of Gossypium raimondii isolate GPD5lz chromosome 11, ASM2569854v1, whole genome shotgun sequence harbors:
- the LOC105804293 gene encoding glutathione S-transferase U17-like — protein sequence MAKSDAEVKVLGTWASPFVMRVRIALNIKSVAYEFLQERLWEGKSELLLKSNPVHRKVPVLIHGDDTICESLIIVQYIDEVWPSAPILPSDPHERATARFWAAYLDDKWFPSLRAIGMAEGEDARKAAIGQVEEGLMLLEEAFGKCSQGQAFFGKDQIGYLDITFGCFLGWLRVTEKMSGIKLLNEINTPALLKWANRFCNDAAVKDVMPETEKLAEFGKMLRGRVRATPTS from the exons ATGGCAAAGAGTGATGCCGAAGTGAAAGTTTTGGGCACATGGGCGAGTCCATTCGTGATGAGGGTAAGGATTGCCCTGAACATCAAGTCTGTGGCCTATGAATTTCTTCAGGAGAGGTTATGGGAAGGCAAAAGCGAGCTTCTCCTCAAATCAAACCCAGTTCACAGAAAGGTCCCTGTCCTCATTCATGGTGATGACACCATCTGTGAGTCTCTCATTATTGTCCAATACATCGATGAGGTTTGGCCTTCTGCTCCCATTCTTCCTTCTGATCCCCATGAACGTGCCACCGCTCGTTTTTGGGCTGCTTATCTTGACGACAAG TGGTTCCCTTCCTTGAGAGCTATTGGTATGGCTGAAGGAGAGGATGCAAGGAAAGCAGCCATAGGGCAAGTGGAGGAAGGGCTGATGCTGTTAGAGGAGGCATTTGGCAAATGCAGCCAAGGGCAGGCATTCTTTGGGAAGGATCAAATCGGATATCTTGACATAACATTTGGGTGCTTTTTGGGGTGGCTAAGAGTGACAGAGAAGATGAGTGGGATCAAGCTGCTTAATGAAATCAACACTCCTGCTCTGCTTAAATGGGCTAACAGATTCTGCAATGATGCCGCCGTGAAAGATGTCATGCCTGAGACCGAAAAGCTTGCGGAGTTTGGAAAGATGCTTAGGGGCAGAGTGAGAGCCACTCCCACATCTTGA